From Fulvivirga lutea:
TAATCTCTAATGCAAGTCCACGTAATTCGTGTACCAATACATTAAATGATTCAGGAATATTAGGTTTTCTCATGTTCTCACCTTTTACAATAGCTTCGTAAGCTTTCGCTCTTCCAATTACTCATCCGACTTAATTGTAAGAATTTCTTGTAGAACGTGAGATGCACCAAATGCTTCAAGTGCCCAAACCTCCATCTCACCAAATCTCTGACCACCAAATGTGCTTTACCACCTAATGGCTGCTGAGTAATAATGAGTATGGTCCGATAGATCTTGCGTGCATCTTATCATCCACCAAGTGACCAAGTTTTAGCATATATGCTATACCTACAGTAACCGGCTGATCAAATTTCTGACCTGTTAGACCATCGTATAAGTAAGAACGTCCGTATTCTGGTAGACCAGCTTCTGCCAATTCTTTAGCAACTTCTTCCATAGAAGCTCCATCGAATATTGGAGTTGCATACTTTCTACCTAATTTAACACGCCCATGCAAGAACAGTTTCATAAATCTGTCCTAATTCATCCTTGAAGGTACACCTAATGGATTCAAACAAATATCCATTGGAGTTCCATCTTCTAAGATGGCATATCTTCTTCTCTTACTATCTTGGCTACAACACCTTTGTTACCATGACGACCTGCCATCTTATCACCAACTTTAAGTTTACGCTTCTTAGCGATGTAAACTTTAGCAAGCTGAACGATTCCCGCAGGTAATTCGTCCACCAACCTCAAGAGTAAATCTCTCACGCTTAAAGTCTCCAGCAACCTCATTTCTCTTGATATTGTAGTTCTTGATAAGTCTGAATACTAACTGATTCGTTTCTCAT
This genomic window contains:
- a CDS encoding DNA-directed RNA polymerase subunit beta, encoding MEVWALEAFGASHVLQEILTIKSDE